In a single window of the Zea mays cultivar B73 chromosome 5, Zm-B73-REFERENCE-NAM-5.0, whole genome shotgun sequence genome:
- the LOC100304364 gene encoding uncharacterized protein LOC100304364, protein MLEVRTARRPALADISGGGFFMRTVESPGAVLVNGAVKRPARQFLSPSSNKENVPPVGAFRATPKRRTPLPDWYPRTPLRDITSIVKAIERRRSRLQNAAAQQQIQWTEDPSRSVDPITPVQAEQGGVPTTVDGQGVGSPATCLEDGKLKTSSYPSSDCSLQATPSKPNDPALADLVEKKLSSSIEQIEKMVRRNLKRTSKAAQPSKRTIQRRVLMSMR, encoded by the exons ATGCTTGAAGTGAGGACTGCAAGAAGGCCGGCTCTCGCCGACATCTCTGGTGGTGGGTTCTTTATGAGGACAGTAGAATCGCCAGGAGCTGTGCTGGTGAATGGTGCTGTCAAGCGGCCGGCTCGGCAGTTTCTATCACCTTCAAGCAACAAGGAGAATGTGCCACCAGTGGGAGCTTTCAGGGCTACACCAAAGAGGAGGACCCCCTTGCCTGACTGGTACCCGAGGACACCACTCCGTGACATCACATCAATCGTCAAG GCAATTGAGAGGAGGAGAAGTCGTCTGCAGAATGCTGCAGCTCAGCAGCAGATCCAGTGGACAGAAGACCCTTCCCGATCTGTGGATCCAATAACTCCAGTACAGGCAGAGCAGGGTGGTGTGCCAACAACTGTGGATGGTCAAGGTGTTGGAAGCCCTGCAACCTGTTTGGAGGATGGCAAGCTGAAGACATCGTCCTATCCATCATCTGACTGCTCCTTGCAGGCCACTCCATCCAAACCAAACGATCCAGCTCTCGCAGATCTCGTGGAGAAGAAGCTGTCCAGCTCGATAGAGCAGATCGAGAAGATGGTGCGGCGAAACCTGAAGAGAACTTCGAAGGCCGCTCAGCCTTCCAAGAGGACCATCCAGAGGCGCGTCCTGATGTCCATGCGATGA